The Silene latifolia isolate original U9 population chromosome X, ASM4854445v1, whole genome shotgun sequence genome contains the following window.
AAATATGTTGATCAGAGCTCAAATCAACCAACCTAGAATCTATTTTGTGTTCCAGCtaaatttattgtatttattgccAGTACATTAGCCTGTATGTTTTTATTCACTTCAATTCTAAAGAAAGTAGTTTTTGAAGAAATATGTAAGCAGCCTACTCATATAACTATCAAGTGAGAAATTGCAGATGTTTGTTATACGAAAGGCATGGTGTTGTTTGTTATTAGACCaagggaaaatgcacgcggtgcccttgaagtttcgaattttgcccgaaatacccaattttttgttccggaaaaCTTTAAGCGGCTATAGCTCGTGTCTACGAAttcagaaagtgataattttttttttcaaatcgatcatctttccgggaactacgatttgaaaaaaaaaattgtcgtatttggatcccgtggctaggagtttttgtacgtcaaagttttttttaccatacaaactttgagtgaccatatctcttggtcacgaattccaaacacgacaattttttttttcaagtcgtaggtctcaaaaagataatcaatttgaaaaaaaaaaatcgttactTTCTGAGCttgtaaacacgagttatagcctcttaaagatttccggataaaaaaattgggtatttcgggcaaaacatcaaagttcaagggcaccgcgtgcattttccgttAGACCAATATAAAACATATAACATTTCTTTTTGTTTACTTGACATCAAAAAGTGGATGAAACGATCATTTTCGTGCAGATATTATGGTTCTCTTTGTTGTAATAATTCTATATGTTTTAGGTAAGCATTCGATTAACTCTcttattttaatgttattagtGTGCTATGTTAGTGTCCCTTGTAAGGTTATAGTGTACGGGTATTTTACTTAAGTGACTTACTTAAGTGGTATTTTACTTCAGTAgatgaattatgatgaaatgGAGAATTTCTCCGGTAAGACGAACTTTCAATTCTCTCCTATTTCCCTTTGAATGATATTTGTGTATTCGTGATGTCATCTGCATTATTGTCGAGGCCAAAAATGAATTTTTACACTCATCATCTTTGCTGCTAGGTGACGTAGGACACAAAGGGTTTTTACACACTTAGTTCCACTTCCACCTTTACCATGACAACAATCTTCAGATATTGCTTTTATTGATAGTAATGACTATGAGTCCTGTAGAGGGATTgtgatagatttttttttttaatctgtaAATATGATATATTCACACCAAGCTTTGACTTATGATTTTATACGTTAGTGTTCCTTGAAGACTAGTTGACCCGTCTGCAATTTCATAACAGTAAGTTCTTACCCTCTTATTTTAAATTTTGttttatgttttcacatatacTATTTGAATGTCttttttgattatttgattataaATTCCAAAATATGTACCGATTTCGCTTTTTATTTATGTTACAGATTCAAAGCTTTAAAGTTGAAGAGTGCAATAAGTGTTAAGACTCGTACTTGTCACGTACACGTCACGTACGGAACTTGTCACGTGCACGTCACGTACGGAACGCTGAGGATGAGAGCATATGTTGTCTGTAGCCTTATTTTTCCTATTGATATTCGAGATGTATTTTTGAACTACTATTCCGAGATGTAACCAACATAGGTATTTTGTAATGAATTAATTTATAATAAAGATATGATTTATTAAGCTATGTTTGTATCTACATTACTCCTAATATTTAATTTTAGTTTTCATTAGAGCTAAAAAGAAAATGGTGTGAAAATAGGGTCTATTCATTGTAATTGCAAAATTGTTGCATTACATCTTGGAAGTGTTGCAAATTCTTCTTTGATGAAAGAAAGCAAGTGTTGCTTCTACATGTTAAAAGTGTTGCTTCTCAACATAAAAACGTTGCATCTCAACATTAAAAATGTTGCATTAGCTCTTGAAAAAAAGTGTTGCATAAGTAAATTAAGTGCAACACTTTTAAAAAGTGTTGCTTTTGATAAGAAAGTGTTGCTTAAAGTGTTGCATTGAGCTATTGCAACGAGACTTTAAGCAGCACTCTTAAAAGTGTTGCCTAAATCCTATTGCAACATTATTAAAACATtttacaacactttcatagtgtTGCTATAGTTTCATTATGTAGTAGTGAATAGACCCAAAGCCCACTTGTTAACCCCTTTATAAATATAAAACCTAACCTAGCAGGCAAGCTGCTCTCCTTTGTTTCTCACGTAAACTGCCGCACGCAGCCTCCTcttctatttctctcttttgttctcttttctccctttgactccattatTTTACATAttttcttcttccaaactcatacacaaattatattttcacaatccttgctcttatctttacaacatattcatctccaaataGTTTAAtggggattatttgtatggacctttagacctacgttTAAgatctcttattttaatgggtaaagaagaagaagagtctttTATGGTGCTTTCATGGATTTGGATTCGGGTATTCTTTAAAGTTGATTTTTGGGgacgttgacacgtgttggagacaaggatttgatggtcgtgtctttcatggaggttttcattaattactaaaaaggtaactaggggtttctcttttaattgtgtttatgccaattgatgtaattaatatgatttaatgattttttttgtatgattggtgcatgtttgattgtttattatcatgttaattatgttttcgcatgcttgtatatgttttaatgtattaattatatattaaatgttgtttatatgtttattatgggtgtcatgagagcaattagggtttacgaataaaccctagcgGTGGCGTGATAGGCAGCCAAGAGTActttccaaagttatagctaaagcttgtataaccttgatgatgattcgagtTTTAttgctgaagttagtacaactttgggtcattactctagttatggctgaataAGGTATAACCTTGAATATATGAATCAAGGTTTTAGCcgaatctactataacattgaagtacgagttatagttatagctgaaactaacgtaaccatgagattatggctcaaggttatagttggaactagtataactttgagtttcgtgtcaaggttataggtgaggtaggtataacttcaagttgtatatgttgaagttatagtcgaggttactataacctcgcatccagagtttatgttatggttaaggttactataacatcgATGGTTAATACTTGTTTCACATGATTTGTGGTGTTCAGTTATATTGTATGACAATATGTGTGCATGAgtcgttggttactcttgttcatatgataagtaggatggtcagttatactatcctatgagttgagtcgtaaTATTGTTCAAGCATGttggtacagtcagttatactgtgcatttgtttgttggctggtttgaatagatgacggtagtatcagttatatacgaTCGGAATGAACAAACACTACCCATCGGGGACTGGTGAATAGTCTATGGCCGGGGGGGTAATGAGGCGatgcgttatacgctctgttccccgagcgtcgttcggtgtacagttattgcaccgagagtctggccaggtcttagacatataggtaGTGGTCATACactatacatagtaccttggaggcagtgcgttatacgctccacaccgatggaggcagtgcgttatacgctccatcaCTAGAGGCAGTGCGCTATACGCTCTAGCAGTTataggcagtgcgttatacgctctaagggcgttcgctctattcggatatgctttgatgatagctttgtgccttctgttgttgTGGATcgtgtgtcaccatgtttgctatgctttaatgctagctttgtgcctttcgTGGATGTGGTTCGTTTGtcgctactagtcttgtaagtgttcatggtctagtggttgcatatggtctaggtttacATGATTGCATCCGTCTAAGGTTGATGAAGTTATCGTAAGTTTGTGTTGGGTTTCGTGAGtgtagatgatctcacatgtttactgtttatgcctttcaattgttatttattgttgattatattcaattgttgtaaacatgactgggagagcatctagttattcctgactgattgtcgaccctcattctcaggttgttcagattggTGCTGATTGATTGATTCTTTCTtagggaatgtgcgaagcgagcttaataataaattaggactttgctttatgtttttaagaaactttgaataatgtattagtttggttttggtttagtaATGAAccagattggtcaggtgtttatgccaccttgacccttttatcattgttatactctgataattcattttatatatgttttccgtttgttttataatccgggttgttacactgCCAAATACATGCTCCAATTATCCATCAaacatcagagctactacattcaATTTCTGTACCCTAGCAATTCATGAAGTGGAGGCATGGATATAGTAGAAAAACTCTCAGTAGCCCCAGgccagaaagtattcatgttagctGATGGGTCGTGTCGTCGTACGccctcaaacaatatttatagcaAAATCTTtcccatagacactaaaatcatccataaaaacttccattatggtttctaggtAGTCGGAAAAGACACTCAGCATGCAACGTTGAAATGTGGCCGGAGCATTAAATAGCCCGAAGGGCATTCTCCCATTGGCAAatgtaccataagggcatgtgaaagtggtcttgtgtaggtcatccgggtgtatcgggatttggaagaatcccgaatacccgtcaaggtagcaaaagaatttgttagaggcaagcctctcaagcatttgatcaatgaatggaagagggaaatgatcctttcttgttgcggaattcaacttactataatcaatacacatttgccaaccggtgatcttccttgtgggtattagttcgttcttatcatttttcaccaccgtggtacctcctttcttgggtaccacttgaacggggctaacccacaaggaatccgatatagggtaaatgattcccgcatcaagtagttTCATAATCTCCGCTTTTACAATTTCTTGCATATGGGAAAGTCTCCTTTGTTCTTGAATgataggtctatggtcttcctgcagatgaatcctatgcatgcaaaagtcggggcttattcccttaaggtcatctagactataacctagaGCCTTTTCATGTTCTCTTAACATaccaagcaaactttccaattgacattcatcaagtttttcattgacaCTCACGagtttggttttagactcatcaaggtaagcatacttcaaatttggggTAAGGGGTTTTAAAGATGGAGTTTTTACCTCAACTTCTACCTTTGATggttcattgggaatactttccaCCTCCattatgctttcctcctctacTACACTTTCTACCCTCATTGATTGTTCCACCGTGATGGGTTGTGATGATTCTTTGAGGATGCTATCTATCGTCATGGATTCCTCATAGGTgagctctttgttggctagagcggcctcaaggagatctacttccaatgcccaatgtttaccattggcctcacttgcttccaaggcctccaatgcttcCAAAGGGTCTTTGACGAGAGTAGAACCcgcatggtcctctacacaacaatttATAAGCTCCATCTTGCAATgtaaactaagagaaaaaggtgagaagtaccttgaggaaatgCTTTTctccaaggcaaagaaagacacaactaaaaacaaagattgataacaattcaatttaacaccgtccccggcaacggcgccattttgatgggtcgTGTCATTGTACGccctcaaacaatatttatagtctcCAGAAACTACCCTTAGTagagaggtaagtaaaggtcggatcccaagggacaagCATTGGATTAAGTTAtcgattgcaagtagttatgCCTTAGGGGTCACAATTTAGTTTGGATTGAGATGGTTATCTAAACTACTAGGCAaggtaaatgtaaacaaatggaaaATCAAAGCATGTAAAGtaaatgaaaatgcaaacaattgataaaaggcactagggtgtcatgggttcttaagggaatcatggtgagatcacataaacaagtttcataaatgcaagcaatttattgttgtagtggaatcaagttagtttatatcttacaattcccaGAAAGGTTTTGGGTCTcgaagccgagtcggtcaagactttacaacacctacaagtcgacttaatttcttcctattcaactatatgcatggtctaacaagtcttgagttggtttatgtattacaagccttgttgaatggataagagattcatgctaggttgtcaattaagcatttcatcaagcataacatgtgcataagttgaaactacaacaagcaagcaatcatatgaacttattaagtaaagatttaccccatgattaactcccctaatccccctaTTAACCCTAGTtatgagactactcactcatgatcatggaaaacatgctaataagggtgtcaatcatattaataaGGCTAAACACGATGACGAGGTGTAAagtaataaacaataattaagcaaagggtaaaaggaattgtaccaacttaggatgatccaaataataagcaaagaataatagaagaaaacttgattgatgatgaagagttgtcaattcttcaataatcccaaaataatcttcaaattacccaactagatctagatttcttgaacaataattaaagaaggattaatatgtaattaagctaattgatgtctaatctactctaatgactTGCTGATAATCTCCTATtacaagggagtatttatactaagtacaagtattaggttaactaagggcttaaatgacgattaagtctctAAAATGAAGAtaaacgccttgcaagtcctccATGGAGACGCCCGGATTGCACTTGTTGGACGCTCATGCTGCTTGGAAAAACGCCCGTCCTGCTCAAAAGACGCTCGGGCTGTgtcttgggacgcccgtcctCTGCTTTGGGACGCTTGGGATGCCCGTCTCTCCTTGCAGATTTCGTTCTTCTTCATTTGGCTGCCtcatgatccgtggggatcattaaGGAGcctgggggtccttcatcattgcccatttatttGTTCTATCTAgttaggcctttagtatcggtctactctttgatgcttggtcattagatgcagtcaatttagctccgtttttgCTCTATACATGCAAGGTTAGTGTTCCTTCCCTAacaagggcacaaaacctcatagaatatgcaaagtaggaatcTTAAGATAGAAACAACCTTAATACATGCAAGAAAgaataggaacgaggctagttcggggactaaatgtgtgcaaatatgagtcacatcattagccatgactgattacttctccaaatggattgaagcagATTCTTTCAGATAGGTTACCGAgaaggaagtaatatccttcatcaggacaaatatGATATGCAGGTATGGAGTCCCTTTAGAGATAGTCTGTGACAATGGCACTCAGTTCGTCGGAAAAAGAACCAAGGCTTTCTGTGATGAATAGAATATCAACCTGGTGACTTCAACTCCTGGCTACCCAAAAGcaaatggccaggctgaatcaagcaacaaggtagtcatcaACTGCCTGAAAAAGAAGCTAAAGAgtagacgaggcagatgggctgaagagcttcTATTAGTGCTATGGGCAGACAAGACAACTCTAATAACgccaacaggccaaacaccctatttcttggtgtatggctgtgaaacAGTCATTCCTGTAGAAGTACATATGCCAACTTCAAGATACAGCCTAAACAACATAGAAGTAAATAACAGCCTGATGCAGGACAGCCTCGTCCTGACAGAAGAATTGAGAgatgctgccaaaatcaggatagcATCATATCAACAAACAGTAGCTAGAcgctacaacaaaaatgtcaaaatcAGAGTTTTTAAAGAAGGAGACTCAGTTCTACGAAAagtattcccaaacaaaaaagaaaaaacagcAGGCAAACTAACCCCTTAATGGGAAGGCCCATATTTAATAGACTCAATCGTTGGGCAAGGAGCATGCAAGCTACAAACCTTAGagggagaaatgatcccaaggtcCTGGAATGTAACCCATTTGAAATTATTTCATATGTAGATAATCAGAATAATGCAGCTATACCCTATCCTAATAAGGTAAAATTTCAATTCTACTTAtactaatttaatttatttaaatccTGCATGTTCTGCCTGTCAAAATTACCCGCTTTATGTGTCCAAAATGCAAATTCTATGTGTATCCTGTATGCAAAACTTATGTGTGTTACCCTGCTCATATATGTCCTGATATAATATTTGAATCCTAAAACATTATGCATTATCTATTATTACATGAATAAgtcttcaggattgagggctactctattaTATCccactattttattttttattttttcagtaCTCTTTATTTTTGTTGCACCCTGTCGTGCCCAAACGAATGTTGGTAACCCACACCAGATACGGCAAATAcgggaccaatcaggcatgaaataattgcttGACCTAGCTATTTGCTGCACATCTCTACAACGGCTGGACACAGCACTGTGACGGGTAAGAAGGTGAAAGATCCTGATGACACGTCTGAATGTCCTCcagacaggccgaataccaagccctccagtcaggcaggggacataagccctctagTCAGGCCGGATCCCACCCACTTCAATCATGGCAGGAAGAAAAATTGCACATGATTTGAAGATTAAACATCGAATTAAAACATATGACAGGTTAACATGTTAACAGGTAGAAGAATTATATGACAGGTTAACAGGTTGAAGAAAAATTTATCAGGTTAAAAGGTTAAGAAGCAGCAACGTCAGAAAATAAAGAGTCCATAAAATATAAGAGCAAACCAGAAAGGCAAACTTGCTATCATTGATAAGCCCTCACCCCCTGGGCAAAGGCAGCAAAATGTTTAACTTGTCAGGGATATCCTCCCTGACAAGGAAAACAAGAACAGCAAATTGTTTGTCCatggacatcccccctggatgggccaaaaacaaccaaaatattaaattaaaattactgcttctcctgaGAAGCAGCGTCAGCAACATCTTCCTTGGTCTCCTCAGCATCTTGATcttcctgctcccctggagactCCACTTCCTCCTCTTCACCAAGGTTATGCAGGTTAGGATACCTCTTAGAAGCTAAAGCTAATTCAGCCTCCAGAATCCACTTTGCCCTGGCCTCCACTGGTTCAGACATGGCAGCAACCTTCCCTTTGACAAAGAAGTAGAAGATAACATCATCAAGCTTGCCCTCCAGGTCATCTTTTTCAAGGTTCAGCTCTTCATTCCTCTCCAAAGCCTCCTACAGCAACTGCCTGCTAGACCCAACCTCAACCTTAGCTGCATCACACTCAGCCTGCGCTCTCTTCAAATCAGCCTTGGCAGCAACCAGGTCAGCCTGAGCAAAGAAAAGCTCAGACTTCCGCTTATCAACATCAGAGCTGAGCATATTAGTTATAGCCGCCAATGAAGAGGTCTGATAAGCATTGACAAGGAAAGCTATTGCCGCCTGATCAGGAAAATAGGAAAAATGTTAGAAAAAGAATTAGGAAAATAACCAAGAAAGTAACCCAAAGAAATGCTCATGATACCTCTCCCAGGGAACCAAGAGCATCAGTCACAAGATTGACAGCATGATCCACCATAGCAACCGCCTTGGTAGAAGATTCAATAGGGTCCATCGACACCATTAGAGGGGAGTTGAAGTCAGCAAATTCCTGGATTTTTTCCTTAGCAGCCTCCAAACTTCCTGCCCTAGCCTTCACCTCCCTAATAGAAGGAAGAATACCAGCCTCCTCCTGCTTTCTCTTATGGGCAATAGGGCTACCGTAGAAAATACTTTATTTGAAGATGGTGATGGGGCAAATACATTCCGAGCTTTTAACCCAACCCAAGCTGAAGAAACTTATTCAATGGTCACCGCTAACCGTTTTTGGTCCCAAATCTTTGGGGTTGCTTTTTCCAATAAACGTTGGTTACATTTCTTTATGTTATTTGTACCAGTAACCGGTTTATGGATGAGTGCTCTTGGGGTAGTCGGTCTGGCCTTGAACCTACGTGCCTATGACTTCGTTTCCCAGGAAATCCGTACAGCCGAAGATCCTGAATTTGAGactttctacaccaaaaatattCTCTTAAACGAAGGTATTCGTGCTTGGATGGCGGCTCAAGATCAGCCTCATGAAAACCTTATATTCCCTGAGGAGGTTCTACCCCGTGGAAACGCTCTTTAATGGAACTTTAGCTTTAGCCGGTCGTGACCAGGAAACCACCGGTTTCGCTTGGTGGGCCGGGAACGCTCGACTTATCAATT
Protein-coding sequences here:
- the LOC141617844 gene encoding uncharacterized protein LOC141617844 → MQNINLVTSTPGYPKANGQAESSNKVVINCLKKKLKSRRGRWAEELLLVLWADKTTLITPTGQTPYFLVYGCETVIPVEVHMPTSRYSLNNIEVNNSLMQDSLVLTEELRDAAKIRIASYQQTVARRYNKNVKIRVFKEGDSVLRKVFPNKKEKTAGKLTP